In a single window of the Amycolatopsis sp. cg5 genome:
- a CDS encoding LuxR C-terminal-related transcriptional regulator, which produces MQVRGREEECARIEAALGSGLVVFGEPGAGKSVLLAVAARAALAAGFEVVGGRVAAHDRRREYRTFRVLLGMPEAGHDELVARLRLTRPVLVLDDVHHLDPGSAEVLAEIRPEVPAIVSTVDKGAGLELGPLPEKAVIALAEDLLGMRAGPGLRRLLKAAGGNPGLAVAMVQALRPGLTLSRGSADTATARMPDAVGDMVDQRLAPLPESTFEALRLAAILGARFTVADVAAAMDQPLINAVRALGPAMEARLVSDKDSGLSFAHGVVRQRVLGRMSTSVRRALHIHVADALDAREAPISRIAVHLAEGAEPGDFQAVKRLRAAAKRVGLYSATSAAALAARAVETAGVEYPERTELRAELTLLRLAAGDVEGARQSFPGTRGPLGEVAALHLGVAVEPGTDPWPVATAALIRAQAGEPRPVVVTGTEDAQATALVARAWAHVAAGELDEAIVAAGQATELESWCADLLAPQIPIAAAHLQADRFVAAKQALEAGIANGTGKLADHHEALAMVGFLAGEWDEISPSDAIRARVAIARNQLTEAVSLLGDGDSNLHWWSRALLFEAEGKDPARAARTAWETTPKLHSFFGNWGMAVDLARLTRDPSIVDWLTTRNAAAAAHAQGLLDQDFGLLDEAIEAYRATPRVYELARACEARQTKDSLLEAIKIYRSLGAVRDEARCTATARAAGFSVLRRRPPRPSGQGLDLLTPAETAIAQCVAEGLSNPRIAAKLYISRYTTETHLKHIFAKLGVSGRTELAAIVLSSR; this is translated from the coding sequence GTGCAGGTGCGGGGACGGGAAGAAGAGTGCGCGCGGATCGAAGCGGCGCTGGGGTCGGGGCTGGTCGTGTTCGGTGAGCCGGGTGCGGGCAAGAGCGTGCTGCTCGCCGTCGCCGCCCGTGCCGCGCTGGCCGCCGGGTTCGAGGTGGTCGGCGGCCGGGTCGCGGCGCATGATCGGCGGCGGGAGTACCGGACGTTCCGGGTGCTGCTCGGGATGCCGGAGGCGGGTCACGACGAGCTGGTCGCGCGGCTGCGGCTGACGCGACCCGTGCTGGTGCTGGACGACGTGCACCACCTGGATCCGGGGTCGGCCGAGGTGCTGGCCGAGATACGGCCCGAGGTTCCGGCGATCGTGTCCACAGTGGACAAGGGTGCCGGGCTCGAACTGGGCCCGCTGCCGGAGAAGGCGGTCATCGCGCTCGCCGAAGACCTGCTCGGTATGCGCGCCGGGCCAGGCCTCCGGCGCCTGCTCAAGGCGGCCGGGGGCAACCCCGGCCTGGCCGTTGCCATGGTGCAGGCGCTCCGGCCGGGCCTGACGCTCAGCCGAGGCAGCGCCGACACCGCCACGGCCAGGATGCCCGACGCGGTGGGCGACATGGTCGATCAGCGGCTCGCGCCGTTGCCCGAGAGCACCTTCGAGGCGCTGCGGCTGGCCGCGATCCTGGGTGCGCGATTCACGGTGGCCGACGTCGCCGCCGCCATGGACCAGCCGCTGATCAACGCCGTCCGCGCGCTCGGGCCCGCGATGGAAGCCAGGCTGGTGTCCGATAAGGACAGTGGGCTGAGCTTCGCGCATGGCGTTGTGCGCCAACGGGTCCTGGGTCGCATGTCGACTTCGGTCAGGCGAGCGCTGCACATCCATGTCGCCGACGCGCTGGACGCGCGCGAGGCCCCGATCTCGCGCATCGCCGTGCACCTGGCCGAGGGCGCGGAGCCGGGCGACTTCCAGGCCGTGAAACGGCTGCGCGCCGCGGCCAAGCGCGTCGGCCTGTATTCGGCGACGTCGGCGGCCGCGCTCGCCGCCCGTGCGGTCGAGACGGCGGGCGTCGAGTATCCGGAAAGGACGGAGTTGCGCGCGGAGCTCACCCTGCTGCGACTGGCCGCGGGCGACGTCGAAGGCGCGCGGCAGTCTTTCCCCGGCACGCGCGGCCCGCTGGGCGAGGTCGCCGCGCTGCATCTGGGCGTGGCCGTCGAGCCGGGCACGGACCCGTGGCCGGTCGCCACCGCGGCGCTCATCCGGGCGCAGGCGGGGGAGCCGCGGCCGGTCGTCGTCACCGGAACCGAAGACGCGCAGGCCACCGCGCTCGTCGCCCGAGCATGGGCACACGTGGCCGCCGGCGAGCTCGACGAGGCCATCGTCGCGGCGGGCCAGGCCACGGAACTCGAATCCTGGTGCGCGGATCTACTCGCCCCGCAGATCCCGATCGCCGCCGCCCATCTGCAGGCGGACCGGTTCGTCGCCGCCAAACAGGCGCTCGAAGCCGGCATCGCCAACGGCACCGGCAAACTCGCCGACCATCACGAAGCACTGGCCATGGTCGGCTTTCTCGCGGGCGAGTGGGACGAGATCAGCCCGTCCGACGCGATCCGCGCGCGCGTCGCCATCGCCCGCAATCAGCTCACCGAAGCCGTCTCGCTCCTCGGCGACGGCGACTCGAACCTGCACTGGTGGTCACGTGCCCTGCTGTTCGAAGCCGAGGGCAAGGACCCCGCCCGCGCCGCGCGGACCGCCTGGGAGACGACGCCGAAGCTGCATTCCTTCTTCGGCAACTGGGGGATGGCCGTCGACCTGGCCCGCCTGACCCGGGATCCCTCGATCGTCGACTGGCTCACCACCCGCAACGCGGCCGCGGCCGCGCACGCCCAAGGCCTCCTCGATCAGGACTTCGGCCTGCTCGACGAGGCGATCGAGGCCTACCGCGCGACGCCGCGCGTCTACGAACTCGCCCGTGCGTGCGAGGCCAGGCAGACCAAGGACAGCCTCTTGGAGGCCATCAAGATCTACCGATCGCTGGGCGCCGTCCGTGATGAGGCCCGGTGCACCGCGACAGCTCGCGCGGCCGGGTTCTCCGTGCTGCGTCGAAGACCGCCGAGACCGTCGGGCCAAGGCCTCGACCTGCTCACCCCGGCCGAGACGGCGATCGCCCAGTGCGTCGCCGAAGGCCTTTCCAACCCTCGAATCGCGGCGAAACTTTACATTTCGCGGTACACGACGGAAACGCACCTCAAGCACATTTTCGCGAAATTGGGCGTGAGTGGAAGGACGGAATTGGCCGCCATCGTGCTTTCGTCACGGTAA